The proteins below are encoded in one region of Hordeum vulgare subsp. vulgare chromosome 3H, MorexV3_pseudomolecules_assembly, whole genome shotgun sequence:
- the LOC123439515 gene encoding uncharacterized protein LOC123439515 has translation MDAKRKAESLLIITLVVAAATSPVLVASGHEKATPTCLTEYSKLCGKGEKKDATCTAMVDKACSTEATSVTFIERLFTELAEVGEKKEEVFNLETSGGQDALKESVDKHGGCPGDKTVKDYSTQCGADCDKACMDPTCTDHCYVDCPYMAARFGYIMATPANKKAIEQDMDCFKHCAKEKDSSDNKCRDTCKLISSTPTPAPAKAA, from the coding sequence atggatgccaagcgCAAGGCCGAGTCGctgctcatcatcacccttgtgGTGGCGGCGGCCACATCACCTGTGTTGGTGGCCTCGGGGCATGAGAAGGCTACTCCCACCTGCCTCACCGAGTACTCCAAGCTCTGTGGCAAGGGCGAAAAAAAGGACGCCACGTGCACTGCCATGGTCGACAAGGCATGCAGCACTGAGGCAACCAGCGTCACCTTCATCGAGCGCTTGTTCACGGAGCTCGCCGAGGTCGGGGAAAAGAAGGAGGAAGTGTTTAATCTAGAAACTTCTGGAGGGCAGGATGCCCTGAAAGAATCCGTCGACAAGCATGGTGGCTGCCCAGGCGACAAGACTGTCAAGGACTATTCTACCCAATGTGGCGCCGACTGCGACAAGGCATGCATGGATCCTACTTGCACCGACCACTGCTACGTCGACTGCCCATACATGGCTGCGAGATTTGGTTACATCATGGCCACCCCCGCCAATAAGAAAGCCATAGAGCAAGACATGGATTGCTTCAAGCATTGCGCAAAGGAAAAGGATAGCTCAGATAACAAGTGTCGCGATACATGCAAGCTGATTTCTTCTACCCCTACACCCGCCCCGGCCAAAGCCGCTTGA